One Nocardioides aromaticivorans genomic window carries:
- a CDS encoding mannose-1-phosphate guanylyltransferase: MVADEIPGFWAVVPAGGAGTRLWPLSRSGSPKFLHDLTGSGRTLLEQTHDRLSPIVGDRVLVVTGAAHRDAVRRQLHQLPDDGVLAEPSARDSMAAIGLAAAVLERRGAEVMGSFAADHVIADDAGFHAAVADAVAAARDGWLVTIGIEPTFASSAFGYVHQGDALDGHPSVRRVVEFVEKPSVSVAEEYLATGRYRWNAGMFVVRPSVLLDLLGEQDPEFAANLRAIAAEPERLTELWEKLPRIAIDHAIAEPAAAAGRVATVPGSFGWDDIGDFDSLATLLGEQEECTVLGDESLVQLRGASGIVVPGSGRVVAVIGLDDVVVVDTPDALLVTTRARAQEVKAVVAALKDQGRADLT; encoded by the coding sequence ATGGTCGCTGACGAGATCCCCGGCTTCTGGGCCGTGGTCCCCGCGGGGGGTGCCGGCACGCGGCTCTGGCCGCTGTCCCGCTCCGGCTCGCCGAAGTTCCTCCACGACCTCACCGGCTCCGGCCGGACCCTGCTCGAGCAGACCCACGACCGGCTCTCGCCGATCGTCGGTGACCGGGTCCTCGTCGTCACCGGCGCCGCCCACCGCGACGCCGTACGACGCCAGCTGCACCAGCTGCCCGACGACGGCGTGCTGGCCGAGCCGTCGGCGCGCGACTCGATGGCGGCCATCGGCCTCGCGGCCGCGGTCCTCGAGCGCCGTGGCGCGGAGGTGATGGGCTCCTTCGCCGCCGACCACGTGATCGCCGACGACGCGGGCTTCCACGCCGCCGTGGCGGACGCGGTCGCGGCCGCTCGCGACGGCTGGCTGGTGACGATCGGCATCGAGCCCACCTTCGCCTCCTCCGCGTTCGGGTACGTCCACCAGGGCGACGCGCTCGACGGCCACCCGTCGGTGCGCCGGGTCGTCGAGTTCGTGGAGAAGCCGTCGGTGTCGGTCGCCGAGGAGTACCTCGCGACCGGTCGCTACCGCTGGAACGCCGGCATGTTCGTCGTCCGGCCGTCCGTCCTGCTGGACCTCCTCGGCGAGCAAGACCCGGAGTTCGCCGCGAACCTGCGCGCGATCGCCGCCGAGCCCGAGCGCCTCACGGAGCTGTGGGAGAAGCTGCCGCGGATCGCGATCGACCACGCCATCGCCGAGCCCGCGGCGGCCGCCGGCCGGGTGGCGACGGTGCCCGGCTCGTTCGGCTGGGACGACATCGGCGACTTCGACTCACTGGCCACCCTGCTCGGCGAGCAGGAGGAGTGCACCGTCCTCGGTGACGAGTCGCTCGTACAGCTGCGCGGCGCCTCCGGCATCGTGGTGCCGGGCTCCGGCCGCGTGGTGGCCGTCATCGGCCTCGACGACGTCGTCGTCGTCGACACCCCGGACGCCCTGCTCGTCACCACCCGGGCCCGGGCCCAGGAGGTCAAGGCCGTCGTGGCGGCGTTGAAGGACCAGGGTCGCGCCGACCTCACCTGA
- a CDS encoding DUF3105 domain-containing protein, with translation MAKSSKSEKSDRRQVIDEIRRKQKSAEKRQGRAIVGVCVLVALLIVGAAAYSPIKTAIEKARYSGKDLADIGAKADVCGKITEKEATGSGDHVPSSQQVTYKDAPPAFGSHWNEAGLAPAPITDRYYTEGTRPELESLVHNLEHGYTILWYDDTAADDSGEIAAIKAMAATLDANDTNQRLKFKAAPWTAADTKETGKGFPKGQHIAFTHWRNDAAASKSYGVWQYCSEASGAALKAFMEKYPFTDAPEPFVY, from the coding sequence GTGGCCAAGTCCAGCAAGTCCGAGAAGTCGGACCGCCGTCAAGTCATCGACGAGATCCGGCGCAAGCAGAAGAGCGCCGAGAAGCGTCAGGGCCGGGCCATCGTCGGCGTGTGCGTGCTCGTCGCGCTCCTGATCGTGGGCGCCGCGGCGTACAGCCCGATCAAGACGGCGATCGAGAAGGCGCGCTACTCCGGCAAGGACCTCGCCGACATCGGCGCCAAGGCCGACGTGTGCGGGAAGATCACCGAGAAGGAGGCCACGGGCAGCGGCGACCACGTCCCCAGCTCCCAGCAGGTCACCTACAAGGACGCCCCGCCGGCCTTCGGCTCGCACTGGAACGAGGCGGGCCTCGCGCCGGCCCCGATCACGGACCGCTACTACACCGAGGGCACCCGCCCCGAGCTCGAGTCGCTGGTGCACAACCTCGAGCACGGCTACACGATCCTCTGGTACGACGACACCGCCGCCGACGACTCCGGCGAGATCGCCGCGATCAAGGCCATGGCCGCGACCCTCGACGCCAACGACACCAACCAGCGGCTGAAGTTCAAGGCCGCCCCGTGGACCGCGGCGGACACCAAGGAGACCGGCAAGGGCTTCCCGAAGGGCCAGCACATCGCCTTCACCCACTGGCGCAACGACGCCGCCGCCAGCAAGTCCTACGGCGTGTGGCAGTACTGCTCCGAGGCGAGCGGTGCCGCGCTGAAGGCGTTCATGGAGAAGTACCCCTTCACCGACGCCCCGGAGCCCTTCGTCTACTGA